TAATACCATTATATCCCTCATTTAGTCAATCTTCGGTCTTTTTCACTAAACCGCTTATGATTAAGCTAAAATCTAACCTATTATCAATAAATTAAGAAATTTGTTTACAAAATCTTCGATTTTGTACAAAATCTCGAAGAGATTTTATTTAATAATTCTCAAAATCGCAAAGCGATTTTTACGATATGCAATAATCAGAGATTATTGAATCTCGGGGGGACCTCAAAATTCCAGAGGAATTTTTACGATATGGCGGATAAGGGACAGTTATTGAACTTACTATATTTTTACTTTCCATATCGTCTTTTTCTCTTTTGATAATCCCGAATTGCTCTTAGAAAATCTATTTTTCTAAATTGAGGCCAATACACTTCACAAAAATAAAGTTCTGAATATATGGACTGCCATGTTAAAAAATTACTAATTCTCTCCTCGCCCGATGTTCTAATTATTAAATCTGGATTAGGGTGGGGTAAATGTGAAGTATATAGTCGTTCAGATATTGTATTAACAGATATATCCTCAACATTTAATTCATTGTTTTTTATTTTATATGCTATATCTTTTATGGCATCTACAATTTCCTGCTGTCCGCCATAGGCAATTGCAACATTTACATAATAATTATTATAGTCTTTTGTTCTTTCTTCTGCATAATCTATTGCTTTCCTAACTCGCTCGGGAAGCAAATCTACTCGCCCTATCGCCTTTATTCTTATCTTTTTTTTATGAACCATACTGTCGTCTGCTGTGGCCATAAATTCTTGTTCAAACAAATCCAT
The window above is part of the Methanococcus aeolicus Nankai-3 genome. Proteins encoded here:
- the uppS gene encoding polyprenyl diphosphate synthase; the encoded protein is MVINLLVEIYDFMTKLGIYKYYEKMLERKLDKKNIPKHIGVIMDGNRRMTKTIGSKSMIGHKIGAKKSLEFVDWCVNLGVKVITLYSFSQENFNRSKEEVDFLMDLFEQEFMATADDSMVHKKKIRIKAIGRVDLLPERVRKAIDYAEERTKDYNNYYVNVAIAYGGQQEIVDAIKDIAYKIKNNELNVEDISVNTISERLYTSHLPHPNPDLIIRTSGEERISNFLTWQSIYSELYFCEVYWPQFRKIDFLRAIRDYQKRKRRYGK